Proteins found in one Sardina pilchardus chromosome 3, fSarPil1.1, whole genome shotgun sequence genomic segment:
- the rps2 gene encoding 40S ribosomal protein S2 — protein sequence MADDAGGRGGFRGGFGTGGRGRGRGRGRGRGRGRGARGGKSEDKEWVPVTKLGRLVKDMKIKSLEEIYLYSLPIKESEIIDFFLGTALKDEVLKIMPVQKQTRAGQRTRFKAFVAIGDYNGHVGLGVKCSKEVATAIRGAIILAKLSIVPVRRGYWGNKIGKPHTVPCKVTGRCGSVLVRLIPAPRGTGIVSAPVPKKLLMMAGIDDCYTSARGCTATLGNFAKATFDAISKTYSYLTPDLWKETVFTKSPYQEFTDHLAKTHSRVAVQKALQAAA from the exons ATGGCGGACGACGCCGGTGGTAGAGGAGGTTTTCGCGGAGGTTTCGGCACCGGGGGCCGAGGTCGTGGCCGTGGACGCGGCAGAGGCCGCGGACGTGGTCGTGGGGCCAGGGGTGGCAAGTCCGAGGACAAGGAG TGGGTGCCTGTGACCAAGCTTGGTCGCCTTGTTAAGGACATGAAAATCAAGTCCCTGGAGGAGATTTACCTGTACTCCCTCCCCATCAAAGAGTCGGAAATCATTGATTTCTTCCTGGGCACTGCACTGAAGGATGAGGTTCTGAAGATCATGCCTGTGCAGAAGCAGACCAGGGCTGGACAGCGTACCAGGTTCAAG gcttttGTTGCCATTGGTGACTACAATGGTCATGTTGGCCTGGGAGTGAAGTGCTCCAAAGAGGTAGCAACTGCCATTCGTGGTGCCATCATCTTGGCCAAGCTGTCTATCGTCCCTGTGAGGAGAGGCTACTGGGGTAACAAGATCGGAAAGCCCCATACTGTACCCTGCAAG GTTACTGGCCGCTGTGGCTCAGTACTGGTGCGTCTGATTCCCGCCCCCCGTGGTACTGGCATCGTGTCTGCTCCCGTTCCCAAGAAGCTGCTCATGATGGCTGGTATTGATGATTGCTACACCTCTGCTAGAGGCTGCACAGCCACCCTGGGCAACTTTG CCAAGGCAACATTCGATGCCATTTCCAAGACCTACAGCTACCTGACCCCAGACCTCTGGAAGGAGACTGTGTTCACAAAGTCTCCTTATCAG GAATTCACGGATCATCTGGCAAAGACCCACTCAAGGGTTGCTGTACAGAAGGCTCTCCAGGCAGCCGCATAA
- the LOC134076883 gene encoding RING finger protein 151-like, translated as MVISPHPCPIDRGSPCFDSAREGHSWITTLRKMADPELCLEMGGYDADSFVDPPDPELICTICQGVLRCPVRAPCHHIFCKKCILQWLKRQETCPCCRKPINHNLILVMYKLSKSIGRMKIKCKNEIRGCRATFPLAEQYCHSLGCVYELVGCPYRGCRAQLLRRDLETHARHCEHWSQPCHMGCGAQLSQGTRAQHNCYQQLRLQHEAQRQSHRAVAIALQRKMRRMQKAMAHMKEQITLICESLEVMDEQQEGEDEGSNSERDTIRCF; from the exons ATGGTAATATCACCCCACCCATGTCCTATTGATAGGGGCTCTCCCTGTTTTGACAGTGCACGTGAGGGTCATTCATGGATAACAACGTTGAGAAAAATG GCTGATCCAGAGCtatgccttgagatgggaggtTATGATGCAGACTCTTTTGTTGATCCTCCAGACCCAGAGCTTATTTGTACCATATGTCAGGGTGTTCTTAGATGTCCAGTGCGGGCACCTTGCCATCACATCTTCTGCAAAAAGTGCATATTACAGTGGCTGAAAAG GCAGGAGACGTGCCCTTGTTGTCGAAAGCCAATCAATCATAACTTGATATTAGTTATGTACAAATTGAGCAAGTCAATTGGCCGCATGAAGATTAAG TGCAAGAATGAGATCCGTGGCTGCCGTGCTACTTTTCCACTGGCCGAGCAATACTGCCACAGCCTGGGCTGCGTGTACGAGCTGGTGGGGTGCCCGTACCGTGGGTGCCGCGCCCAACTGCTGCGTCGCGACCTGGAGACCCACGCGCGCCACTGCGAGCACTGGAGCCAGCCCTGCCACATGGGATGCGGAGCTCAGCTGAGCCAGGGCACGCGGGCACAGCACAACTGCTACCAGCAGCTGCGGCTGCAGCATGAGGCACAGCGGCAGAGCCACCGCGCCGTCGCCATCGCACTCCAGAGGAAGATGCGGCGCATGCAGAAGGCCATGGCACACATGAAGGAGCAGATCACCCTGATCTGTGAGAGCCTGGAGGTGATGGATGAGCaacaggagggagaggatgagggcagcaacagtgagagagacaccATTAGGTGCTTCTGA
- the zgc:193811 gene encoding uncharacterized protein zgc:193811 isoform X2 gives MKTCDRRSAELTSTGIGHKFVHPPPFHTNSSRLKGPAPLSLDYRPRIPAASIFAPTSHIEHCRKPLTGPLADVKYPLAPPHWKTHTMADLNRRIKNCWALRVLPSPTSEARGNYRGQPACISPSTAPGNELLALYGKMAADQTIPPPGPALSTAHRDYRHFNSSELNLSHSGPAKPLPEGLTKSSAYSHMPGHKAPSAASCCPRLARRSVPVPHGAYTSLYRDSFTTPALPRTLSHQGQPQRLST, from the exons ATGAAGACTTGCGACCGACGAAGCGCAGAACTCACTAGCACTGGAATCGGCCACAAATTTGTTCACCCTCCACCCTTCCATACAAATAGCAGCAGATtgaag GGCCCGGCGCCTCTCTCACTTGACTACAGGCCTCGCATCCCTGCAGCCTCCATCTTCGCACCCACCTCACATATTGAGCACTGCAGGAAGCCACTGACTGGACCACTGGCTGACGTTAAGTACCCCTTGGCTCCACCACACTGGAAGACCCACACAATGGCTGATTTAAACCGCAGG ATTAAGAATTGCTGGGCCTTACGGGTGCTTCCCAGCCCAACCAGTGAAGCACGTGGCAACTACAGGGGTCAGCCAGCATGCATCAGCCCCTCTACTGCACCCGGCAATGAGTTACTG GCCTTGTATGGAAAGATGGCTGCAGATCAGACCATTCCCCCTCCAGGTCCAGCACTCAGCACCGCTCACAGAGATTACAGGCACTTTAACAG CTCTGAGCTGAACTTATCGCACTCTGGCCCGGCTAAACCACTCCCCGAAGGACTGACAAAGAGCTCTGCCTACAGCCACATGCCCGGCCACAAAGCCCCGTCCGCCGCCTCGTGTTGCCCTCGGCTGGCGCGCCGCTCTGTGCCCGTGCCGCACGGGGCCTACACCTCTCTGTACAGGGACAGTTTCACAACTCCTGCCCTGCCTCGCACCCTGTCACACCAAGGCCAGCCCCAGCGCCTCAGCACCTAG
- the zgc:193811 gene encoding uncharacterized protein zgc:193811 isoform X1 has product MKTCDRRSAELTSTGIGHKFVHPPPFHTNSSRLKEGPAPLSLDYRPRIPAASIFAPTSHIEHCRKPLTGPLADVKYPLAPPHWKTHTMADLNRRIKNCWALRVLPSPTSEARGNYRGQPACISPSTAPGNELLALYGKMAADQTIPPPGPALSTAHRDYRHFNSSELNLSHSGPAKPLPEGLTKSSAYSHMPGHKAPSAASCCPRLARRSVPVPHGAYTSLYRDSFTTPALPRTLSHQGQPQRLST; this is encoded by the exons ATGAAGACTTGCGACCGACGAAGCGCAGAACTCACTAGCACTGGAATCGGCCACAAATTTGTTCACCCTCCACCCTTCCATACAAATAGCAGCAGATtgaag GAGGGCCCGGCGCCTCTCTCACTTGACTACAGGCCTCGCATCCCTGCAGCCTCCATCTTCGCACCCACCTCACATATTGAGCACTGCAGGAAGCCACTGACTGGACCACTGGCTGACGTTAAGTACCCCTTGGCTCCACCACACTGGAAGACCCACACAATGGCTGATTTAAACCGCAGG ATTAAGAATTGCTGGGCCTTACGGGTGCTTCCCAGCCCAACCAGTGAAGCACGTGGCAACTACAGGGGTCAGCCAGCATGCATCAGCCCCTCTACTGCACCCGGCAATGAGTTACTG GCCTTGTATGGAAAGATGGCTGCAGATCAGACCATTCCCCCTCCAGGTCCAGCACTCAGCACCGCTCACAGAGATTACAGGCACTTTAACAG CTCTGAGCTGAACTTATCGCACTCTGGCCCGGCTAAACCACTCCCCGAAGGACTGACAAAGAGCTCTGCCTACAGCCACATGCCCGGCCACAAAGCCCCGTCCGCCGCCTCGTGTTGCCCTCGGCTGGCGCGCCGCTCTGTGCCCGTGCCGCACGGGGCCTACACCTCTCTGTACAGGGACAGTTTCACAACTCCTGCCCTGCCTCGCACCCTGTCACACCAAGGCCAGCCCCAGCGCCTCAGCACCTAG